Proteins from a genomic interval of Rhipicephalus microplus isolate Deutch F79 chromosome 6, USDA_Rmic, whole genome shotgun sequence:
- the LOC119167931 gene encoding uncharacterized protein LOC119167931, whose protein sequence is MMLGVIALATLLVHYTEVKSASPPARQTSVKGVSGKLPGLQGETKYPPGLGGTAPSPEKTKPKYLCGHAYSCNFGTKRTCLLTDGIKSPVMCVQPAQTCETVWAAYCVRPLIPICKNEATECLCSCGKDNGLFRWF, encoded by the exons ATGATGCTCGGAGTTATTGCTTTGGCTACGCTTCTGGTACATTATACTGAGGTAAAGTCGGCCAGTCCACCAGCCAGGCAAACATCAG tgAAAGGCGTGAGTGGAAAGCTACCTGGAT TGCAAGGGGAAACAAAATATCCACCAGGAT TGGGAGGCACTGCTCCAAGCCCAGAAAAAA CCAAACCAAAGTACTTATGTGGTCATGCCTACTCCTGCAACTTCGGGACTAAACGGACCTGCTTGCTTACAGATGGAATTAAATCACCAGTGATGTGTG TGCAACCAGCTCAAACATGTGAAACTGTTTGGGCAGCTTACTGCGTAAGACCACTGATTCCAATTTGCAAGAATGAAGCCACCGAGTGCTTGTGCAGTTGTG GGAAAGACAATGGACTCTTCCGGTGGTTTTAA